Proteins co-encoded in one Streptomyces sp. JH34 genomic window:
- the argB gene encoding acetylglutamate kinase has product MSAARKHTALPKAQILIEALPWLTRHNGKTVVIKFGGNAMIDEELKAAFAQDVVFLRHAGLKPVVVHGGGPQISAQLDKQGLVSEFKAGLRVTTPEAMDVVRMVLAGQVQRELVGLLNQHGPLAVGMTGEDAHTITAVQHRPVIDGEAVDIGRVGEITAIDTGAIQALLDDGRIPVISSIARSAEDNHVYNVNADTAAAALAAALNAETLMVLTDVEGLYEDWPNSDDVISRLTATQLEKLLPDLSSGMVPKMQGCLHAVRNGVETARVIDGRVQHSILLEIFTDEGIGTMVVPDATAAARFGAEGES; this is encoded by the coding sequence ATGAGCGCCGCGAGGAAGCACACCGCGCTGCCGAAGGCACAGATCCTCATCGAGGCACTGCCCTGGCTCACCCGGCACAACGGCAAGACCGTCGTCATCAAGTTCGGCGGCAACGCCATGATCGACGAGGAGCTGAAGGCGGCCTTCGCCCAGGACGTCGTCTTCTTGCGGCACGCCGGGCTGAAGCCCGTCGTGGTGCACGGCGGCGGCCCGCAGATCAGCGCCCAGCTCGACAAGCAGGGCCTGGTCAGCGAATTCAAGGCCGGTCTGCGCGTCACGACCCCCGAGGCCATGGACGTCGTCCGCATGGTCCTGGCCGGACAGGTCCAGCGTGAGCTCGTCGGTCTGCTCAACCAGCACGGCCCGCTCGCCGTCGGCATGACCGGCGAGGACGCGCACACCATCACCGCCGTCCAGCACCGGCCCGTGATCGACGGCGAGGCCGTCGACATCGGCCGGGTCGGCGAGATCACCGCCATAGACACCGGGGCGATCCAGGCGCTGCTGGACGACGGCCGGATCCCGGTCATCTCCTCCATCGCCCGCTCGGCGGAGGACAACCACGTCTACAACGTCAACGCCGACACCGCGGCCGCGGCGCTCGCCGCCGCCCTGAACGCCGAGACGCTGATGGTCCTGACCGACGTCGAGGGCCTGTACGAGGACTGGCCGAACAGCGACGACGTCATCAGCCGTCTCACCGCCACCCAGCTGGAGAAGCTGCTGCCCGACCTCTCCAGCGGCATGGTGCCCAAGATGCAGGGCTGCCTCCACGCCGTACGCAACGGTGTCGAGACCGCCCGTGTCATCGACGGCAGGGTCCAGCACTCGATCCTGCTGGAGATCTTCACCGACGAGGGAATCGGCACGATGGTCGTGCCCGACGCGACAGCCGCCGCACGGTTCGGCGCTGAGGGGGAGTCATGA
- a CDS encoding acetylornithine transaminase has translation MSNQEFAQRWQGALMDNYGTPQLPLVRGEGPRVWDAEGTEYLDFVGGIAVNALGHAHPAVVEAVSKQIATLGHVSNLYTAEPPIALAERLLQLFGRTGRVFFSNSGAEANEAAFKIGRLTGRTHMVATDGGFHGRTMGSLALTGQPAKRTPFLPLPGDVTHVPYGDVEALRAAVTTDTALLVIEPMQGENGVVVPPKGYLEAAREITRATGTLLVLDEVQTGIGRCGHWFEHQAHQGVEPDVVSLAKGLGGGLPIGATVAFGPAADLLKPGQHGTTFGGNPVACAAGLAVLDTLAADGTLDTVKRLGERIRDGVESLGHPLVSHVRGSGLLLGIVLTGPLAQKVQQAAQGAGLLVNAPAPDVVRLMPPLIIGDAEVDAFLRILPGALDTAYGDGRSGE, from the coding sequence ATGAGCAACCAGGAGTTCGCGCAGCGCTGGCAGGGTGCGCTGATGGACAACTACGGCACCCCGCAACTGCCGCTGGTGCGTGGGGAGGGCCCCCGGGTCTGGGACGCCGAGGGCACCGAGTACCTCGACTTCGTCGGCGGGATCGCGGTCAACGCGCTCGGCCACGCCCATCCCGCGGTGGTCGAGGCCGTCTCCAAGCAGATCGCCACCCTCGGCCACGTCTCCAACCTCTACACCGCCGAGCCCCCCATCGCGCTCGCCGAGCGGCTGCTGCAGCTGTTCGGGCGCACGGGCAGGGTCTTCTTCTCCAACTCCGGCGCCGAGGCCAACGAGGCGGCCTTCAAGATCGGCCGGCTGACCGGGCGTACCCACATGGTCGCCACCGACGGCGGCTTCCACGGCCGGACCATGGGCAGCCTCGCGCTGACCGGCCAGCCCGCCAAGCGCACCCCGTTCCTGCCGCTGCCCGGCGACGTCACGCACGTGCCGTACGGAGACGTCGAGGCACTCCGGGCCGCCGTGACGACCGATACCGCGCTGCTGGTCATCGAGCCGATGCAGGGCGAGAACGGCGTCGTCGTCCCGCCCAAGGGCTATCTGGAGGCGGCCAGGGAGATCACCCGGGCCACCGGCACGCTGCTCGTCCTGGACGAGGTGCAGACCGGGATCGGGCGCTGCGGCCACTGGTTCGAGCACCAGGCCCACCAGGGCGTCGAGCCCGACGTGGTCAGCCTCGCCAAGGGGCTCGGCGGCGGACTGCCGATCGGCGCCACCGTCGCGTTCGGCCCCGCGGCCGACCTGCTGAAGCCCGGTCAGCACGGCACGACGTTCGGCGGCAACCCCGTCGCCTGCGCCGCCGGTCTCGCCGTGCTGGACACCCTCGCGGCCGACGGCACCCTGGACACCGTGAAGCGGCTCGGCGAGCGGATCCGGGACGGTGTCGAGAGCCTCGGGCACCCACTGGTCTCCCACGTCCGCGGCTCGGGACTGCTCCTGGGTATCGTGCTCACCGGGCCCCTCGCACAGAAGGTGCAGCAGGCGGCCCAGGGAGCCGGTCTCCTGGTGAACGCACCCGCCCCCGACGTCGTACGGCTCATGCCGCCGCTGATCATCGGTGACGCCGAGGTGGACGCGTTCCTGCGGATTCTGCCGGGAGCTCTCGACACGGCTTACGGGGACGGACGATCCGGCGAGTGA
- a CDS encoding arginine repressor, with translation MTEAQETEHGGPSVPQTRTARHRRIVDILNRQPVRSQSQLARLLSDDGLSVTQATLSRDLDELGAVKIRNTGGELIYAVPSEGGFRTPQAPLGGSAKEERMRRLSAELLISAEASANLVVLRTPPGAAQFLASAIDQAELRAILGTIAGDDTLMLISRDPNGGQALADHLLRLAQNDRGGQ, from the coding sequence ATGACCGAGGCGCAGGAAACCGAGCACGGCGGGCCGTCGGTGCCACAGACACGCACGGCACGCCACCGCAGGATCGTGGACATCCTGAACCGCCAGCCGGTGCGCTCGCAGAGCCAGCTGGCCAGGCTGCTGTCCGACGACGGGCTGAGCGTCACCCAGGCGACGCTCAGCCGCGACCTGGACGAGCTCGGCGCGGTGAAGATCCGCAACACCGGCGGTGAGCTGATCTACGCGGTGCCGAGCGAGGGCGGTTTCCGCACCCCGCAGGCGCCGCTCGGGGGCTCGGCCAAGGAGGAGCGGATGCGCAGGCTCTCCGCCGAGCTGCTCATCTCGGCGGAGGCCTCGGCCAACCTCGTGGTGCTGCGTACGCCGCCGGGCGCCGCCCAGTTCCTCGCCTCGGCCATCGACCAGGCCGAACTCCGGGCGATCCTCGGCACGATCGCGGGGGACGACACACTGATGCTGATCAGTCGTGACCCGAACGGCGGCCAGGCGCTCGCGGACCACCTGCTGCGGCTGGCGCAGAACGACCGCGGAGGTCAGTAA
- a CDS encoding L,D-transpeptidase family protein translates to MRRFLVATSALLALAGSLAARPAGGTAPLPERLADTGGGSQLITAEAPRTDSTTGTVTWWDRRGGGWVAAGSAPAHFGAKGLTDGATRAQGTNTTPTGLYDLPYAFGVEAAAPGTRYPYRRAVETSWWCQDNASRAYNRWVDPRPADCRPDEAEHLVGYSTQYARALVIGFNYHRPVRGRGAGIFLHVDGKGATAGCVSVPAAAMDRILAWADPARRPHIAVGTASGPTAVTRY, encoded by the coding sequence ATGCGCAGATTCCTGGTGGCCACGTCGGCCCTCCTGGCCCTGGCCGGTTCGCTCGCGGCGCGGCCCGCGGGAGGGACGGCGCCCCTTCCGGAACGGCTGGCCGACACGGGCGGCGGTTCGCAGCTGATCACCGCGGAGGCCCCGCGGACGGACTCCACCACGGGCACGGTCACCTGGTGGGACCGGCGCGGGGGTGGCTGGGTGGCGGCGGGTTCGGCGCCCGCACACTTCGGGGCGAAGGGCCTGACCGACGGCGCCACCCGCGCCCAGGGCACGAACACCACGCCCACCGGTCTCTACGACCTGCCGTACGCCTTCGGCGTCGAGGCCGCCGCGCCGGGGACCCGCTACCCCTACCGGCGGGCCGTCGAAACCTCCTGGTGGTGCCAGGACAACGCATCCCGGGCGTACAACCGCTGGGTGGACCCGCGGCCCGCCGACTGCCGCCCCGACGAGGCCGAACACCTCGTCGGCTACTCCACCCAGTACGCCCGCGCGCTCGTCATCGGCTTCAACTACCACCGGCCCGTGCGGGGCAGGGGCGCCGGGATCTTCCTGCACGTCGACGGCAAGGGTGCGACCGCCGGGTGTGTGTCCGTGCCGGCGGCCGCCATGGACCGGATCCTGGCCTGGGCCGACCCGGCCCGCCGTCCGCACATCGCGGTCGGGACGGCGTCCGGCCCGACCGCCGTCACCCGTTACTGA
- a CDS encoding pyridoxamine 5'-phosphate oxidase family protein codes for MGRTHERIEGRLRTFIEEQPVFFTATAPLDGDGTVNLSPKGVSGSFAVVDERTVAYLDFAGSNAETIAHLRENGRITLMWCAFQGPPNIVRVHGRGEPVFRDDPRFPALLGHFPGVDPTPHGLRAIVVVTAGLIRDTCGYAVPLMSYDEDRSLHSDRFRREDDVSLSRYFEKKSDIATSIDGLPGLPLPLPASPAPAAG; via the coding sequence ATGGGAAGAACACATGAACGCATCGAGGGACGGCTGAGGACCTTCATCGAGGAGCAGCCGGTCTTCTTCACGGCGACCGCGCCCCTGGACGGCGACGGAACCGTCAACCTCTCGCCCAAGGGGGTGAGCGGGTCGTTCGCCGTCGTCGACGAACGGACCGTGGCCTATCTCGACTTCGCCGGAAGCAACGCCGAGACCATCGCCCACCTCCGGGAGAACGGGCGCATCACACTGATGTGGTGCGCCTTCCAGGGCCCGCCGAACATCGTGCGGGTGCACGGCCGCGGGGAGCCCGTCTTCCGTGACGACCCGCGCTTCCCCGCGCTGCTCGGCCATTTCCCCGGGGTCGACCCGACTCCGCACGGGCTGCGCGCGATCGTGGTGGTGACGGCCGGACTGATCCGTGACACCTGCGGTTACGCGGTGCCCCTCATGTCGTACGACGAGGACCGCTCCCTGCACTCCGACCGTTTCCGGCGCGAGGACGACGTGAGCCTGAGCCGGTACTTCGAGAAGAAGTCGGACATCGCCACCAGCATCGACGGACTGCCGGGGCTCCCCCTGCCGCTGCCCGCGTCGCCCGCGCCCGCCGCGGGGTGA
- the argH gene encoding argininosuccinate lyase, protein MSNGTGNSDVRLWGGRFADGPAEALAKLSASVHFDWRLAPYDIAGSRAHARVLTKAGLLTDDELTRMTEGLDSLEAAVADGSFTGTIADEDVHTALERGLLERLGPDLGGKLRAGRSRNDQVATLFRMYLRDHARIIGGLVAELQDALVGLAEAHPGVAMPGRTHLQHAQPVLFAHHVLAHVQSLSRDAERLRQWDERTSVSPYGSGALAGSSLGLDPEAVAADLGFERGSVANSIDGTASRDFVAEFAFITAMIGVNLSRIAEEIIIWNTKEFSFVTLHDAFSTGSSIMPQKKNPDIAELARGKSGRLIGNLTGLMATLKALPLAYNRDLQEDKEPVFDSCDQLEVLLPAFTGMMATLTVNRERMEELAPAGFSLATDIAEWLVKQGVPFRVAHEVAGECVKVCEQEGIELDELTDAQFAKISEHLTPEVRTVLNVPGALASRDGRGGTAPSAVAVQLAEVKADLVTQHAWATARG, encoded by the coding sequence GTGAGCAACGGCACCGGCAACAGCGACGTACGCCTCTGGGGCGGCCGTTTCGCCGACGGTCCGGCCGAGGCGCTGGCCAAGCTGTCCGCGTCCGTCCACTTCGACTGGCGTCTCGCCCCCTACGACATCGCGGGCTCCCGTGCCCACGCGCGCGTGCTCACCAAGGCGGGGCTGCTCACCGACGACGAGCTGACCCGGATGACCGAGGGCCTGGACTCGCTCGAAGCGGCCGTCGCCGACGGCTCGTTCACCGGCACCATCGCGGACGAGGACGTCCACACCGCCCTGGAGCGCGGACTCCTGGAACGCCTCGGCCCGGACCTCGGCGGAAAGCTGCGCGCCGGCCGGTCCCGCAACGACCAGGTCGCCACGCTCTTCCGCATGTACCTGCGTGACCACGCCCGGATCATCGGCGGACTGGTGGCCGAGCTCCAGGACGCGCTGGTGGGACTCGCCGAGGCGCACCCCGGCGTCGCCATGCCCGGCCGCACGCACCTCCAGCACGCCCAGCCCGTCCTCTTCGCCCACCACGTCCTGGCGCACGTGCAGTCCCTCTCCCGGGACGCCGAGCGGCTGCGGCAGTGGGACGAGCGGACCAGCGTGTCCCCGTACGGTTCAGGGGCGCTGGCCGGTTCCTCCCTCGGGCTCGACCCTGAGGCGGTCGCCGCGGACCTCGGCTTCGAGCGCGGCTCCGTCGCCAACTCCATCGACGGGACCGCGTCCCGTGACTTCGTCGCCGAGTTCGCCTTCATCACCGCGATGATCGGCGTCAACCTCTCCCGGATCGCCGAGGAGATCATCATCTGGAACACGAAGGAGTTCTCCTTCGTCACGCTCCACGACGCCTTCTCCACCGGCTCCTCGATCATGCCGCAGAAGAAGAACCCGGACATCGCCGAGCTGGCCCGGGGCAAGTCAGGCCGCCTCATCGGCAACCTGACCGGCCTGATGGCGACCCTGAAGGCCCTCCCGCTCGCGTACAACCGCGACCTCCAGGAGGACAAGGAGCCGGTCTTCGACTCCTGCGACCAGCTCGAGGTCCTGCTGCCGGCCTTCACCGGGATGATGGCCACGCTCACGGTCAACCGGGAGCGCATGGAGGAACTGGCACCGGCCGGGTTCTCGCTCGCCACGGACATCGCCGAGTGGCTCGTCAAGCAGGGCGTCCCCTTCCGGGTGGCGCACGAGGTCGCCGGTGAGTGCGTGAAGGTGTGCGAGCAGGAGGGCATCGAGCTCGACGAGCTGACGGACGCCCAGTTCGCGAAGATCTCCGAGCACCTCACCCCCGAGGTGCGCACCGTCCTGAACGTCCCCGGCGCACTCGCCTCCCGTGACGGACGCGGCGGCACGGCCCCCTCGGCCGTCGCCGTCCAGCTGGCCGAGGTGAAGGCCGACCTGGTGACGCAGCACGCCTGGGCGACAGCGCGCGGATGA
- a CDS encoding aldo/keto reductase, with protein MPFARLNRATTPTSHIGLGLAAVGRPGYITPHRDRDLPGDRGVDALRARTHELLDAAYAQGVRYFDAARSYGRAEEFLAEWLTARPDVTDVVIGSKWGYTYTGDWRVDAEEHEVKDHSLATFERQYSETDALLGDRLDLYQVHSVTADSPVLGDKGLHARLAELAAAGTTIGFSASGPGQADAIRAALAVTVDGEPLFRTVQATYNALETSAEAALAEAHDAGVTVIVKEAMANGRLAGTEAPAVVREIGAEAGLDADAVALALVLRRPWAGVVLSGAATVAQLAANLHAPLLDLDPDRLDRLAALVEEPEAYWRHRASLPWS; from the coding sequence ATGCCCTTCGCCCGCCTGAACCGAGCGACCACCCCGACCTCCCACATCGGGCTCGGCCTGGCCGCCGTCGGCAGGCCCGGCTACATCACCCCGCACCGGGACCGCGACCTGCCGGGCGACCGCGGAGTGGACGCGCTGCGCGCCCGCACCCACGAACTCCTGGACGCGGCCTACGCCCAGGGTGTGCGCTACTTCGACGCCGCCCGTTCCTACGGCCGCGCCGAGGAGTTCCTCGCCGAGTGGCTGACCGCCCGCCCCGACGTGACGGACGTGGTCATCGGCAGCAAGTGGGGCTACACCTACACCGGTGACTGGCGTGTGGACGCCGAGGAGCACGAGGTCAAGGACCACTCCCTCGCCACCTTCGAGCGCCAGTACTCCGAGACGGACGCGCTGCTCGGCGACCGGCTCGATCTCTACCAGGTCCACTCGGTGACGGCCGACAGCCCCGTGCTCGGCGACAAGGGCCTCCACGCGCGCCTCGCCGAGCTGGCCGCCGCAGGCACCACGATCGGCTTCTCCGCGAGCGGCCCCGGCCAGGCCGACGCCATCCGGGCCGCCCTCGCCGTGACCGTGGACGGCGAACCCCTCTTCCGTACCGTCCAGGCCACGTACAACGCCCTGGAGACCTCCGCCGAGGCCGCACTCGCCGAGGCGCACGACGCCGGTGTCACGGTGATCGTCAAGGAGGCCATGGCCAACGGCCGGCTCGCCGGGACCGAGGCGCCCGCCGTCGTGCGCGAGATCGGCGCCGAGGCCGGCCTGGACGCGGACGCCGTGGCCCTGGCGCTCGTCCTCCGCCGGCCGTGGGCCGGAGTCGTCCTGTCCGGCGCGGCCACCGTCGCCCAGCTGGCGGCCAACCTGCACGCACCGCTGCTCGACCTGGACCCGGACCGGCTGGACCGGCTGGCAGCCCTGGTGGAGGAGCCGGAGGCGTACTGGCGGCACCGCGCCTCGCTGCCCTGGAGCTGA
- a CDS encoding TetR/AcrR family transcriptional regulator, translating to MTLDREQVLRSAAALLTRKSTATMDEVARAAGIGRATLHRHFAGRDALVGALEDLGIQEFEAALDAAGLDEGSAEDALRRLITAVQPAAGLLSFLVTENQLFEGDDVNDGWNRLDARVSAFFLRGQERGEFRIDLTPAWLTEALYGLIGSCAWAVQAGRVAAQDFPYMIVELLLGGARRSVEK from the coding sequence ATGACTCTTGACCGCGAGCAGGTGCTCCGGAGCGCCGCCGCACTGCTGACCCGCAAATCCACGGCCACCATGGACGAGGTGGCCAGGGCCGCGGGCATCGGCCGTGCCACCCTGCACCGGCACTTCGCCGGGCGGGACGCACTGGTCGGAGCGCTGGAGGACCTCGGCATCCAGGAATTCGAAGCCGCACTGGACGCCGCCGGACTCGACGAGGGGAGCGCCGAGGACGCACTGCGGCGACTCATCACGGCGGTCCAGCCGGCGGCCGGACTGCTCTCGTTCCTCGTCACCGAGAACCAGCTCTTCGAGGGCGACGACGTCAACGACGGCTGGAACCGCCTCGACGCCCGCGTCTCCGCCTTCTTCCTCCGCGGCCAGGAACGGGGTGAATTCCGGATCGACCTCACCCCGGCCTGGCTGACCGAGGCGCTGTACGGCCTCATCGGGAGCTGCGCCTGGGCCGTCCAGGCCGGCCGGGTCGCCGCGCAGGACTTCCCCTACATGATCGTCGAGTTGCTCCTCGGCGGAGCACGCCGGAGCGTGGAGAAATGA
- a CDS encoding MFS transporter translates to MSSTFSRAGVTGDEHHPGRWIALTVLVLAVLLVAVDATVLGLATPFLSEDLEPTGTQLLWIGDVYSFVIAGLLVSMGSLGDRIGRKKLLLTGATAFGAVSVLNAYASSPEMMIVARALLGVAGATLMPSTLALIRNLFHDPRERSLAVGIWGAMAAAGAAVGPVVGGLLLEHFWWGSVFLINLPVMAVLVAVGIKMIPESKNPAPGPWDLPSVGLSLVGMIGVVYAVKEAAAHGVSWENGVAAIGGVLALTWFVRRQLKLPAPLLDMRLFHHRGFSGAVLADLLTILGLSGIVFFLSQFLQLVQGRGPLEAGLAELPAAVGAVTAGLLAGRVARRYSVRSVVALGLGAIGVSLAVVTVIHKETGYPLIGVLLLVVGVGAGFAFTVTSDVILSSVPKEQAGSASAVSETAYELGAALGIALLGSIVTGVYKGFGTPGGIPDAAARAAHESLGGAVETAARLPAHQGSELVVAAQEAFVNGLRVSAAVGAVVLLATAASAWYLLRDQKLEEGIIPDE, encoded by the coding sequence ATGAGCAGCACCTTCTCAAGGGCGGGCGTCACGGGCGACGAGCACCATCCGGGACGGTGGATCGCCCTCACGGTCCTCGTCCTCGCGGTGCTGCTGGTCGCCGTCGACGCCACCGTCCTCGGCCTGGCCACCCCGTTCCTCAGCGAGGACCTCGAACCGACCGGAACCCAGCTGCTCTGGATCGGCGACGTCTACTCCTTCGTCATCGCGGGACTCCTGGTCTCCATGGGCAGCCTCGGCGACCGCATCGGCCGCAAGAAGCTGCTGCTGACCGGTGCCACCGCCTTCGGGGCGGTCTCCGTGCTCAACGCCTACGCGTCGAGCCCCGAGATGATGATCGTGGCCAGGGCCCTGCTCGGTGTCGCGGGGGCCACGCTGATGCCGTCCACCCTCGCCCTGATCCGCAACCTCTTCCACGACCCGCGCGAACGCAGCCTCGCCGTCGGCATCTGGGGCGCCATGGCCGCGGCGGGCGCGGCCGTCGGGCCGGTCGTGGGCGGGCTCCTGCTGGAGCACTTCTGGTGGGGCTCGGTCTTCCTGATCAACCTGCCCGTCATGGCGGTCCTCGTCGCCGTCGGCATCAAGATGATCCCCGAGTCGAAGAACCCGGCACCCGGCCCCTGGGACCTGCCCAGTGTGGGTCTCTCCCTGGTCGGCATGATCGGCGTCGTGTACGCCGTCAAGGAGGCCGCCGCACACGGTGTGAGCTGGGAGAACGGCGTGGCGGCCATCGGTGGGGTGCTGGCCCTCACCTGGTTCGTGCGCCGTCAGCTCAAGCTTCCCGCGCCACTGCTGGACATGCGGCTCTTCCACCACCGGGGCTTCTCCGGCGCGGTCCTCGCCGACCTGCTGACCATCCTCGGCCTCTCCGGGATCGTCTTCTTCCTCTCCCAGTTCCTGCAACTGGTCCAGGGAAGGGGCCCCCTCGAAGCCGGGCTCGCCGAACTGCCCGCGGCCGTGGGCGCCGTGACCGCCGGTCTCCTGGCGGGAAGGGTGGCGCGCCGTTACTCGGTGCGGTCGGTCGTCGCCCTGGGGCTCGGAGCCATCGGCGTCTCGCTCGCCGTGGTCACGGTGATCCACAAGGAGACCGGTTACCCCCTGATCGGGGTGCTGCTCCTGGTGGTGGGCGTCGGCGCGGGCTTCGCCTTCACCGTCACCTCCGACGTCATCCTCTCCAGCGTCCCGAAGGAGCAGGCGGGCTCCGCGTCGGCGGTGTCCGAGACGGCGTACGAGCTCGGCGCCGCCCTCGGTATCGCACTGCTCGGGTCCATCGTGACGGGCGTCTACAAGGGCTTCGGAACCCCCGGGGGCATCCCGGACGCGGCGGCGAGGGCGGCCCACGAATCCCTGGGCGGTGCCGTGGAGACGGCGGCGCGCCTGCCCGCGCACCAGGGGAGCGAACTCGTCGTCGCGGCTCAGGAGGCCTTCGTGAACGGGCTGCGGGTGTCGGCGGCGGTCGGTGCCGTCGTCCTGCTCGCCACCGCCGCCTCCGCCTGGTACCTGCTGCGTGACCAGAAGCTGGAGGAGGGGATCATCCCCGACGAATGA
- a CDS encoding lysophospholipid acyltransferase family protein, which produces MSRLTVIKAVLGPILRLLFRPQVEGVENIPGTGPVILAGNHLTFIDSMIMPICCDRPVFYIGKDEYVTGKGLKGRLMAWFFTGCGMIPVDRDGGRGGVAALMTGRRVLEEGQAFAIYPEGTRSPDGRLYRGRTGIARLTLMTGAPVVPFAMIGTDKLQPGGAGLPRPGKVTVRFGEPMEFSRYEGMDRDRYVLRAVTDSVMAEVMRLSGQEYVDMYATKAKAA; this is translated from the coding sequence TTGTCCCGACTCACGGTCATCAAGGCAGTGCTCGGACCGATCCTGCGCCTGCTCTTCCGGCCTCAGGTGGAAGGCGTGGAGAACATCCCGGGAACCGGTCCGGTGATCCTCGCGGGCAACCACCTGACGTTCATCGACTCCATGATCATGCCGATCTGCTGCGACCGGCCGGTGTTCTACATCGGCAAGGACGAGTACGTCACCGGCAAGGGCCTCAAGGGCCGGCTCATGGCGTGGTTCTTCACGGGCTGCGGGATGATCCCGGTCGACCGTGACGGCGGGCGCGGCGGCGTCGCGGCGCTGATGACGGGCCGTCGGGTGCTGGAGGAGGGGCAGGCCTTCGCCATCTACCCCGAGGGCACCCGCTCCCCCGACGGCCGTCTCTACCGGGGCCGTACGGGTATCGCCAGGCTGACCCTGATGACCGGTGCGCCGGTCGTCCCGTTCGCGATGATCGGCACGGACAAGCTGCAGCCCGGCGGTGCCGGTCTGCCGCGCCCGGGCAAGGTCACGGTCCGCTTCGGTGAGCCGATGGAGTTCTCGCGCTACGAGGGCATGGACCGCGACCGCTACGTCCTGCGGGCCGTCACGGACTCCGTGATGGCCGAGGTGATGCGGCTGTCCGGCCAGGAGTACGTCGACATGTACGCAACGAAGGCCAAGGCCGCCTGA
- a CDS encoding sigma-70 family RNA polymerase sigma factor has product MTLLDHVPPAPAGKADGRAGEAVLALHALVRAEAAAEAQAAGTEAADLEQAVWLRLLERRPGPELPEDPVRWVRTAVRAEARVARRRVRRERAFTAGEQPGDWADCPERIAVGADERRALRTAVGRLPGRCPRLLGAMLAAHDPTYREIAGELGMSQGSLGPMRSRCLGCLRRMLATEVVAPELRGMER; this is encoded by the coding sequence ATGACTCTTCTTGATCATGTCCCCCCGGCCCCGGCCGGGAAGGCGGACGGCCGGGCGGGAGAGGCCGTCCTCGCCCTGCACGCCCTGGTACGGGCGGAAGCGGCAGCCGAGGCCCAGGCCGCCGGGACCGAGGCCGCGGACCTCGAACAGGCGGTCTGGCTGCGGCTGCTGGAGCGCCGGCCCGGCCCGGAGCTTCCCGAGGACCCTGTCCGCTGGGTCCGCACCGCGGTCCGCGCCGAGGCGCGCGTCGCCCGCCGCAGGGTCCGGCGCGAGCGCGCCTTCACCGCGGGTGAACAGCCGGGCGACTGGGCGGACTGTCCCGAACGGATCGCCGTGGGGGCCGACGAACGCCGCGCGCTGCGCACCGCGGTGGGACGGCTGCCCGGGAGGTGTCCGCGTCTGCTCGGGGCGATGCTGGCCGCCCACGATCCCACGTACCGCGAGATCGCAGGGGAGTTGGGTATGTCACAGGGCAGTTTGGGTCCGATGCGTTCCCGATGCCTTGGATGTCTGCGCAGAATGCTCGCGACGGAGGTTGTAGCTCCTGAACTGCGGGGAATGGAGCGGTAG
- a CDS encoding GNAT family N-acetyltransferase, which yields MGMSVTISAATAQDVEQIFRLQYLCFQSEAELYGNYRIDPLVQSLDSVRDEVGTDLVFVARLGDEVVGSVRGFTDADGTGRIGKLCVHPRLRNHGLGTRLLRAAESGLTDGRSATRFRLHTGERSEGSLRLYRKAGYARVGNATGGDGVRLVLLEKDADAPAYVTSA from the coding sequence ATGGGCATGAGCGTGACCATCTCGGCGGCGACAGCACAGGACGTCGAGCAGATTTTCCGACTCCAGTACCTCTGCTTCCAGAGCGAGGCGGAGCTCTACGGCAACTACCGGATCGACCCGCTCGTCCAGTCCCTCGACTCGGTTCGGGACGAAGTCGGCACGGACCTGGTGTTCGTGGCCCGGCTCGGCGACGAAGTCGTCGGCTCCGTACGCGGCTTCACCGACGCGGACGGCACCGGCCGGATCGGCAAGCTCTGCGTCCACCCCCGGCTCCGCAACCACGGCCTGGGCACCCGTCTGCTGCGTGCCGCCGAGTCCGGTCTCACGGACGGGCGTTCGGCCACCCGCTTCCGCCTGCACACGGGGGAGCGCAGCGAGGGCAGTCTCCGGCTCTACCGCAAGGCGGGTTACGCCCGGGTGGGCAACGCCACCGGAGGTGACGGCGTCCGGCTGGTCCTGCTGGAGAAGGACGCCGACGCGCCGGCGTACGTGACCAGCGCCTGA